In Sporichthya polymorpha DSM 43042, a genomic segment contains:
- a CDS encoding MBL fold metallo-hydrolase, producing the protein MFVTGFPSAMFATNCFVLAPAPGEQCVVVDPGIDVIPQLDAVLAEHKLQPVAVLLTHGHLDHTFSVQPVCGARGIPAWIHPDDEELLHDPGKALSVSLDQLFGGRRTYTEPDDVRLLTDGVAIELAGLTFSVDHAPGHTRGSVMFRLPPDPDAGQWAVPEQVLLSGDVLFQGSIGRTDLPGGSYEQMLESLARKILPLDDGTIVLPGHGGATTIGTERATNPYLAEAAPLVGPNRGM; encoded by the coding sequence TTGTTCGTCACGGGGTTCCCGTCCGCGATGTTCGCGACCAACTGCTTCGTCCTGGCCCCGGCGCCGGGGGAGCAGTGCGTCGTCGTGGATCCCGGGATCGACGTGATCCCCCAGCTGGACGCCGTGCTGGCCGAGCACAAGCTGCAACCGGTGGCCGTCCTGCTCACGCACGGGCACCTGGACCACACCTTCTCCGTGCAGCCGGTCTGCGGCGCCCGGGGGATCCCGGCCTGGATCCACCCGGACGACGAGGAGCTGCTGCACGACCCGGGCAAGGCCCTGTCGGTGTCGCTGGACCAGCTGTTCGGCGGGCGGCGGACGTACACCGAGCCCGACGACGTGAGGCTGCTCACCGACGGGGTGGCGATCGAGCTGGCCGGGCTGACGTTCAGCGTCGACCACGCGCCCGGTCACACCCGCGGCTCGGTGATGTTCCGCCTGCCGCCCGACCCCGACGCCGGGCAGTGGGCGGTCCCCGAGCAGGTCCTGCTCTCCGGCGACGTCCTCTTCCAGGGCTCGATCGGGCGGACCGACCTGCCCGGCGGCAGCTACGAGCAGATGCTCGAGAGCCTGGCCCGCAAGATCCTGCCGCTCGACGACGGCACGATCGTCCTGCCCGGTCACGGCGGGGCGACGACGATCGGCACCGAGCGCGCGACCAACCCGTACCTGGCCGAGGCAGCTCCGCTGGTCGGCCCCAACCGTGGGATGTAG
- a CDS encoding peptidylprolyl isomerase, whose protein sequence is MAGQGKKTSAERRRELQAQRRAAAAAAARKRRMRMIAGFTAVVLAGGAIVGAVIGLQQLFDDDATDVAAEATPTPSPTPEPAPEGFANCTYTPDGSPASKEIDPPKSLAVAKGKFTAQLMVNNKPVVMELDAAKAPCAVNNFVHLAKNKYFDNTECHRELNSPGTYVLQCGDPDATGRGGPGWSFPDENLAGATYEAGVVAMANAGPNTNGSQFFMMFKDSDFQPNYVPFGKIVSGLDVLTEIAKAGTKVNPDTGANDAPKNKVKLNKVTITKEPKAAAPSPSPKASSTPRATSSPKATSTPKATSTP, encoded by the coding sequence GTGGCCGGGCAGGGGAAGAAGACCAGCGCCGAACGGCGGCGTGAGCTGCAGGCGCAGCGCCGGGCGGCGGCCGCCGCAGCGGCACGCAAGCGCCGGATGCGCATGATCGCGGGCTTCACCGCCGTGGTCCTGGCGGGTGGCGCCATCGTCGGCGCGGTGATCGGGCTCCAGCAGCTCTTCGACGACGACGCGACCGACGTCGCCGCGGAGGCGACCCCGACGCCGTCGCCCACGCCGGAGCCGGCACCCGAGGGCTTCGCGAACTGCACGTACACGCCCGACGGCAGCCCGGCCTCGAAGGAGATCGACCCGCCCAAGAGCCTGGCGGTCGCCAAGGGCAAGTTCACGGCCCAGCTGATGGTCAACAACAAGCCGGTCGTGATGGAGCTCGACGCCGCGAAGGCACCGTGCGCCGTGAACAACTTCGTCCACCTGGCGAAGAACAAGTACTTCGACAACACCGAGTGCCACCGGGAGCTCAACAGCCCGGGCACCTACGTGCTGCAGTGCGGCGACCCGGACGCCACCGGCCGCGGCGGCCCCGGCTGGTCGTTCCCCGACGAGAACCTCGCCGGCGCGACCTACGAGGCCGGTGTCGTGGCGATGGCGAACGCCGGCCCGAACACCAACGGCAGCCAGTTCTTCATGATGTTCAAGGACTCGGACTTCCAGCCGAACTACGTGCCGTTCGGCAAGATCGTCTCCGGGCTCGACGTGCTGACCGAGATCGCCAAGGCGGGCACCAAGGTCAACCCGGACACCGGCGCGAACGACGCTCCGAAGAACAAGGTCAAGCTGAACAAGGTGACGATCACCAAGGAGCCCAAGGCCGCCGCGCCGAGCCCGAGCCCCAAGGCCTCGAGCACGCCGAGGGCGACCAGCAGCCCCAAGGCGACCAGCACCCCGAAGGCGACGAGCACCCCGTAG